A window of the Mucilaginibacter sp. cycad4 genome harbors these coding sequences:
- a CDS encoding Xaa-Pro aminopeptidase, which yields MKLQLFDKQVYEQRRNVLKQNMGANGIIVLLGNEDSSMNYKDNTYLFRQDSSFLYYFGLDVAGLAAIIDTDTGEEVIFGNDLTIDDIIWTGTLPSVGEMAALVGVSQTRPYTEVKHYIHKAVTGGRPVHILPPYRPENKIKLADWLNTSLENVAGRVSLQLVKAVIAQRVIKTPLEVAEIEKAVSISVDMELAVMKYARPGIREYELVGKAHEVAIANDSRLGYPAIITKHGQTLHTHYYGNILEDGDMVLSDIGAENAMHYGGDLTRTFPVGKQFSTRQRELYDVVLNSMDHAISMLKPGVRYKDVHIQACQKLAEGLKQVNLMKGDPAEAVAAGAHAMFFQCGLGHMLGMDTHDMEDLGEQYVGYTDTLKKETVFGLKSLRLGRELEAGYVLTVEPGIYIIPELIDRWWAKKKFTEFINYDVLNTYRDFGGIRIEDNFLITDTGSQLLGKYLPKTRQEIEALRG from the coding sequence ATGAAACTTCAACTTTTTGATAAGCAGGTTTATGAGCAGCGCCGCAATGTTTTAAAGCAAAACATGGGTGCCAACGGTATCATCGTTTTGTTAGGGAATGAAGATAGCAGCATGAACTATAAAGACAATACCTACCTGTTCAGGCAGGATAGCAGCTTTTTATATTACTTTGGCCTTGATGTAGCCGGTCTGGCTGCTATCATTGATACAGATACTGGAGAAGAAGTGATCTTTGGTAATGATCTAACCATCGACGATATTATCTGGACAGGTACCCTGCCGTCGGTAGGTGAAATGGCCGCTTTGGTGGGCGTTTCACAAACCAGGCCTTATACCGAAGTAAAACATTATATCCATAAAGCGGTTACGGGCGGTCGTCCGGTTCATATTCTTCCGCCTTATCGCCCCGAAAATAAGATCAAATTGGCTGATTGGCTAAACACCAGTCTGGAAAACGTGGCCGGTCGTGTATCGTTACAATTGGTAAAAGCGGTTATAGCCCAAAGGGTGATCAAAACCCCACTGGAAGTTGCCGAAATAGAAAAGGCTGTATCTATCAGCGTTGATATGGAATTGGCCGTAATGAAATATGCCCGTCCCGGTATTAGGGAGTATGAACTGGTTGGCAAAGCGCATGAAGTGGCCATAGCCAATGACTCACGTTTGGGCTATCCGGCCATCATTACCAAACACGGTCAAACCCTGCATACCCATTATTACGGTAATATTTTGGAGGATGGGGATATGGTACTAAGCGATATCGGTGCCGAAAATGCAATGCACTATGGTGGCGACCTTACGCGTACTTTCCCTGTAGGGAAACAGTTCAGCACCCGCCAAAGAGAACTTTATGACGTGGTGCTTAACTCTATGGATCATGCCATCAGTATGCTTAAACCGGGTGTACGCTATAAAGATGTTCATATCCAGGCCTGTCAGAAACTGGCCGAAGGCCTAAAACAGGTAAACCTGATGAAAGGTGACCCTGCCGAGGCCGTTGCCGCTGGTGCCCACGCCATGTTTTTTCAATGCGGCTTAGGCCACATGCTGGGCATGGATACCCATGATATGGAAGACCTGGGCGAACAATACGTCGGTTATACCGATACATTGAAAAAGGAAACCGTTTTCGGCTTAAAATCATTAAGGTTAGGCCGCGAATTGGAAGCCGGTTATGTGCTTACGGTAGAGCCGGGTATCTACATTATCCCCGAATTGATTGACCGCTGGTGGGCTAAAAAGAAATTCACTGAGTTTATTAATTATGATGTGCTGAACACCTATCGTGATTTCGGTGGTATCCGTATTGAAGATAATTTTTTGATAACCGATACCGGTAGCCAGTTATTGGGCAAATATTTGCCTAAAACCCGCCAGGAAATTGAGGCTTTAAGAGGATAG
- a CDS encoding aldehyde dehydrogenase (NADP(+)) produces MANNFKEESTEEINIIMQQSQSAFEAYQKTSAEQKAFFLEAIADEIEAIGDALLQKASEETNLPLPRLTGERARTTGQLRMFAGMLREGSWVEASIDTALPNRTPLPRPDLRKMLVPLGPVVVFGASNFPFAYSTAGGDTASALGAGCSVVVKAHPAHAETSEMVYQAIKKAIASSNMPEHIFQHVHGTSFESGKALVQADDTAAVGFTGSTVGGLALLDYSWKRKKPIPVFSEMGSINPVIFLPDTLNKNAADLAAQYTGSITLGVGQFCTNPGLMLAIEGKGLDSFYKLLGKGIEDIKPAKMLHAGIHSAYEKKSAAALGQNGVTEVVKSATEAVDIEAQPTIALVSAEIFLENHLLHEEVFGPYSLMVSCNDEQELIKVLKSVSGQLTATVMGTDDDFAGHSSLLQLLPSIAGRVLFNGVPTGVEVCASMVHGGPFPATTDSRFTAVGINAAKRWVRPVCYQNCPDALLPLALQQANPINIWRLFDGEWKK; encoded by the coding sequence ATGGCCAACAACTTTAAAGAAGAAAGCACCGAAGAAATAAATATCATCATGCAACAATCGCAAAGCGCGTTTGAGGCTTACCAAAAAACAAGTGCCGAACAAAAGGCCTTTTTTTTGGAGGCTATTGCCGATGAAATAGAAGCAATAGGCGATGCCCTGCTGCAAAAAGCATCCGAAGAAACTAACCTTCCTTTACCCCGCCTAACCGGCGAACGCGCCCGTACCACTGGTCAGCTGCGCATGTTCGCAGGGATGCTGCGTGAAGGCAGCTGGGTTGAAGCGAGTATTGATACCGCACTGCCAAACAGAACACCTTTACCCCGTCCGGATCTCCGCAAAATGCTTGTTCCCCTGGGGCCGGTAGTTGTTTTTGGTGCAAGTAATTTCCCGTTCGCGTATTCAACCGCAGGCGGTGATACGGCCAGCGCGTTGGGCGCAGGCTGCTCGGTAGTGGTAAAAGCTCACCCCGCTCATGCCGAAACTTCCGAAATGGTTTACCAGGCTATTAAAAAAGCGATAGCAAGCAGCAATATGCCCGAGCATATTTTTCAGCATGTACATGGTACATCGTTTGAAAGCGGCAAGGCACTGGTACAGGCCGATGATACGGCCGCTGTTGGCTTTACTGGCTCAACCGTTGGTGGTTTGGCTTTGTTAGATTATTCATGGAAACGCAAAAAGCCTATTCCTGTATTTTCAGAAATGGGCAGCATAAACCCGGTGATATTTTTGCCGGATACATTGAACAAAAACGCCGCCGATCTTGCTGCACAATACACAGGTTCTATTACTTTAGGGGTTGGTCAGTTTTGCACCAACCCCGGCTTAATGCTGGCTATTGAAGGTAAAGGCCTGGATAGCTTCTACAAGTTGCTGGGTAAAGGTATCGAAGATATTAAACCTGCAAAAATGCTGCACGCCGGTATCCATTCGGCTTATGAAAAAAAGAGTGCGGCCGCGTTAGGGCAGAATGGCGTAACCGAAGTGGTAAAATCAGCCACCGAAGCTGTTGACATCGAAGCTCAGCCAACCATAGCGCTGGTAAGCGCCGAAATCTTCCTTGAAAACCACTTGTTACATGAAGAGGTATTCGGGCCGTATTCATTAATGGTGAGTTGTAATGATGAGCAGGAGCTGATCAAAGTATTAAAATCAGTATCAGGCCAGCTGACTGCTACAGTTATGGGTACCGATGATGATTTTGCAGGCCATTCAAGCCTGCTGCAATTATTGCCATCAATAGCAGGCAGGGTATTGTTTAATGGCGTGCCAACGGGTGTTGAGGTTTGCGCCAGTATGGTGCATGGCGGTCCGTTCCCGGCCACTACCGATAGTCGTTTTACAGCGGTAGGCATTAACGCTGCTAAAAGATGGGTACGCCCGGTTTGTTACCAAAACTGCCCGGATGCGCTATTGCCTTTAGCTTTACAACAGGCTAACCCTATCAATATCTGGCGTTTGTTTGATGGCGAATGGAAGAAATAG
- a CDS encoding putative Ig domain-containing protein: MKKILLLLGFISIITAAYAQNGNFIKLSTAKFSTGNNAVWKNADFNDTNWKNIKVGDVWQEQGYPDYHGFAWYRIHVVIPSSLKKQAVWGDSLRVFLAHVNDADETYFNGKLIGKTGAFPEDKGGYVSKWPAVRNYCIAANDPAIKWDQENIIAIKVYDGGGSGGIFMGAPYIDMLEKFDGIVLTQTDISFLPNAQSVRKLTIGNSFKTNITGKFRYKIIDDVTQKTIAEKTVNSNLAPLGRETYTLTFPHREGIKLFYEFTESASGKTKTFAEIAPYLLTPKASLKPMINGAAVLGVHPGSPVLYKIAASGQKPLNYAVRSLPQGLVFDHKTGIITGVAPKAGDYKVSVSVSNNLGRSERILTVRSGKLLALTPPMGWNSWNCWGLNVSDEKVRLSAKAMVDRGLTDYGWNSINVDDGWQAPARQQNGEIVANEKFPDMKALGEHLHQQGLKFGIYSSPGAKTCGGYLGSLGHEGQDAGTYFNWGVDYLKYDLCSYSDQTAGDTTLPAQQKPYMVMRDELAKQPRDIVYSICQYGIKDVWKWGAKMNGNLWRTTEDITDTWESLYGIGFSQTNNDAYAGPGGWNDPDMLILGRVGWGENLHQTNLTPYEQYTHMSLWSLLSAPLLIGCDMDKLDDFTLNLLKNREVIAIDQDVAGKQALRVINDKQIQVWVKQLADGSKAIGIFNLDEKYAKYTLDFKNIHIGKVKIVRDLWQQKDIAKNVAAVSCNIPPHGVRFYKLM, from the coding sequence ATGAAAAAGATCTTATTGCTGCTTGGGTTTATTTCCATTATTACTGCAGCGTACGCTCAGAATGGAAATTTTATCAAGCTAAGCACTGCTAAGTTTTCTACCGGAAATAACGCAGTCTGGAAAAATGCTGATTTTAACGATACCAATTGGAAAAACATTAAAGTAGGCGATGTATGGCAGGAACAGGGCTACCCGGATTATCATGGCTTTGCCTGGTACCGGATCCATGTGGTTATTCCATCGTCGTTAAAAAAGCAAGCGGTTTGGGGCGATAGTTTGCGTGTATTTCTTGCGCATGTTAATGATGCCGATGAAACTTATTTTAATGGCAAGCTGATTGGTAAAACAGGCGCTTTCCCTGAAGATAAGGGTGGTTATGTGAGCAAATGGCCTGCGGTGCGTAATTATTGCATAGCAGCAAATGATCCGGCTATTAAATGGGACCAGGAAAATATCATCGCTATTAAAGTTTATGATGGGGGCGGCTCAGGTGGTATTTTTATGGGTGCACCCTATATTGATATGCTCGAAAAATTTGACGGGATTGTCTTGACCCAAACAGATATCAGTTTTTTACCAAATGCCCAATCTGTTCGGAAACTAACTATAGGCAATAGCTTTAAAACCAATATTACCGGCAAATTTCGTTATAAGATCATTGATGACGTTACCCAAAAAACAATTGCAGAAAAAACTGTAAACTCAAACCTGGCACCACTGGGCAGGGAAACTTACACATTGACTTTCCCGCATCGTGAGGGGATCAAGCTGTTTTATGAATTTACTGAAAGTGCATCGGGCAAGACTAAGACCTTTGCCGAGATAGCACCTTACTTGCTTACTCCTAAGGCATCGTTAAAACCAATGATCAACGGAGCCGCAGTTTTAGGTGTGCATCCCGGCTCACCGGTACTCTACAAAATCGCGGCAAGCGGGCAGAAACCGTTAAACTATGCAGTCAGAAGTTTGCCACAAGGTTTAGTGTTTGATCATAAAACAGGTATTATAACAGGGGTAGCACCTAAAGCAGGAGATTACAAAGTTTCTGTTTCTGTAAGCAACAATTTAGGAAGAAGCGAACGAATACTTACCGTTAGATCCGGCAAATTGTTAGCGCTTACACCGCCAATGGGCTGGAACAGCTGGAATTGCTGGGGGCTAAATGTAAGCGACGAAAAGGTAAGGCTTTCGGCCAAAGCGATGGTTGATAGAGGGCTCACCGATTACGGTTGGAACTCTATTAATGTAGATGATGGCTGGCAGGCGCCTGCAAGGCAACAAAACGGAGAAATAGTTGCTAATGAGAAATTTCCGGACATGAAAGCGCTTGGGGAGCACCTGCATCAACAGGGATTAAAGTTTGGTATTTATTCGTCGCCGGGCGCTAAAACCTGTGGCGGATACCTGGGTTCGTTAGGACACGAAGGGCAGGATGCCGGTACTTATTTTAACTGGGGTGTTGATTATTTAAAGTACGACCTGTGCAGTTATTCGGATCAAACGGCCGGCGATACTACACTGCCCGCCCAGCAAAAGCCATATATGGTAATGCGTGATGAACTGGCAAAACAGCCCCGTGATATTGTTTACAGTATTTGCCAGTACGGTATAAAAGATGTTTGGAAATGGGGCGCCAAAATGAATGGCAACCTGTGGCGAACCACCGAGGATATTACCGATACCTGGGAAAGCCTTTACGGCATCGGCTTTAGCCAAACCAATAATGATGCCTATGCGGGGCCGGGTGGATGGAACGACCCTGATATGCTCATTTTAGGCAGGGTAGGCTGGGGCGAAAACCTGCACCAAACCAACCTTACACCCTATGAACAATATACGCATATGAGCTTATGGAGCCTTTTATCGGCCCCATTATTAATCGGTTGCGATATGGATAAGCTTGATGATTTTACCCTTAACCTGTTAAAAAACCGTGAGGTAATTGCCATTGATCAGGATGTAGCAGGCAAACAGGCCTTGCGGGTGATCAACGATAAACAGATCCAGGTTTGGGTTAAACAACTGGCAGATGGCAGCAAGGCTATAGGTATTTTCAATCTTGATGAAAAATACGCGAAGTATACGCTTGATTTTAAGAATATCCATATAGGTAAGGTTAAAATAGTGCGGGATCTCTGGCAGCAAAAAGATATCGCCAAAAATGTTGCTGCTGTTTCTTGTAACATCCCCCCACATGGGGTAAGGTTTTATAAATTGATGTAA